The DNA segment CAATGACCGCCGCCCCATACAGAGGGTCGAAATCGAGCGAAATCATGGCCGACCAACACGCCCTGCGCCGGCGCCTGCGACAGCTGCGCCAAGCCATTTCCGAACAGACGCGCAGCGAAGCCACCTCGCGCGCACTGGATCGAATCGCCAGACACCCGGCGTTTCGGCGCGCCAAGCGCGTTGCGGCCTATGTCGGAAGCAAAGGCGAACTCGACCCGATGCCACTGCTACGCACCGCAGCACGTAAGGGGAAGCGCTGTTTCCTGCCGGTCCTGCACCCTTTCCTGTCGGGACGGCTGTGGTTCTGTCAGTGGCAACCCGGCGATCGACTGGTCCGTAACCGGTTCGACATACCCGAGCCCGGGCTGCGCCGCTGCCGACATCACAGCGCGCGGCAACTCGACCTGGTGATCGTTCCCTTGCTCGGCTTCGACGATCAATGCCACCGACTCGGCATGGGTGGCGGGTACTACGACCGCAGTTTTGCCTTCGTACGCCGCTTGCGTCACGTTCGGCGTCCCTATCTGCTGGGCTTGGCACTCGAACTTCAACGGGTCGATCGCATTCAGATCAACGCGTGGGATGTTCCGCTCGATGCGGTCGTCACTGAACGTTCGATTTACTCGGTCAACAAGGAAAGCCGAACGCTTTCTTGAAGCACCGAACGCAACTTCCATTCAATCAAACAGAACCAAGCAGTCGCTTGTAGAGACCCGGTTGGAAAACGTCGTCACATGCGTTTCACACGCTATACATCGTGCGAAACGCAATGCGCGATAAAGCGCAGAGCAAATATTTTTCTAAAGCCTTGAATGCAAACGTCGATACAGCCGTTGACAAACTAGTATTTTTGTTTTCCTTGTTTATACTCAAGCCATGGTCTATGGCACCTGTTCAACCGGAGGGGGTATATGGCAGTCAAGAAGAAGGCATCCGCCAAGAAGAAGTCCGTAGTTAAGAAGAAGACTACGGCAACCAGGAAGAAGGTCGCTGCGAAGAAGAAAGCAGCACCGAAGAAGAAGGCAGCTGCGAAGAAGAAGGCAGCTCCGAAGAAGAAGGCAGCTGCGAAGAAGAAGGCAGCTCCGAAGAAAAAGGCAGCTGCGAAGAAGAAGGCAGCTCCGAAGAAGAAGGCAGCCGCGAAGAAGAAAGCGGCGGCCAAGAAAAAGGCAGCGCCAAGGAAGAAAGCCGCTGCCAAGAAAAAGGCTGCACCCAGGAAGAAAGCCGCAGCAAAAAAGAAGGTAGCGGCGAGGCCCCGTAAGGTTACGCCGCGTAGGAAAGGTTGATTGATCGTCAACTGAACGAAAAGGCCCGACAATTCCGTCGGGCCTTTTCGTATTAGTGTGCTCCGCAGTCCCGCATCACACCGGCAATTACCTGCGGTCGACGACGCTATGGTGCGTCATCCGCCCTTCGCGAACAGCCTGTACGCGAGATTGTCGGTTTCCTCGCTGTAGGCATACCCGCTTGTCTGCAGATAGCTCCGGAACTCGCGAACCGCCTTGCTGCCCAACTGCAGCCCGACCAGGACCCTGCCGTATGCGGCACCGTGATTCCGGTAGTGGAACAGGCTGATATTCCAGCCGCGCGACAGGCCTTTGAGAAAATCCAGCAGCGCGCCCGGGCGTTCGGGGAACTCGAAACGGAACAGCTTCTCGTCTATCGCCTGAGGGGCATGGCCACCCACCATATAGCGGATGTGCAGCTTCGCGGTCTCGTTGTCGGTCAGATCGACGACCTCGAAGCCCCGTTCGACCAACTGTGCGAGCAGTTCTTTGCGCTCGGCCATACCATTGCGCAGTTCGACCCCGCAAAACACCTGCGCACGCTGCTGATCCGAGTACCGATAGTTGAACTCGGTGATACTGCGCTTACCCAGGGCCCGGCAAAAGGCAAGGAAGCTACCCGGCTTTTCGGGTATCTGGACCGCAAGCAACGCCTCGCGTTGCTCACCCACCTCCGCACGCTCGGCGATATGCCGTAGGCGATCGAAGTTTACGTTGGCGCCGCTGAGGATACCGATGAGCGTCTGTGCGGAAACACCTTCGCGCGCGACATATTTCTTGATGCCCGCAATCGCCAGCGCACCGGCCGGCTCGGCGACACTGCGGGTGTCGTCAAATACGTCCTTGATCGCCGCACAGATCTCGTCGGTGCTTACCAACAACACCTCGTCGACCAGCTTGCGCGCGATACGAAAGGTTTCACTACCGATCTGACGCACCGCGACACCGTCTGCAAAAAGGCCGACACGCGGCAATACCACACGCCTCCCCGCGGCCATCGCCCGCTCCAGAGTCGGCGCATCATCGGGCTCGACGCCGATCACCTTGATGTCGGGACGTACGTGTTTGATGTACGCCGCGACACCGGCGATCAGGCCGCCACCACCAACCGGTACGAAGACCGCATGGATCGGGTCGGCATGCTGGCGAAGGATCTCCATACCGATCGTGCCCTGGCCAGCAATCACGTCGGGATCATCAAACGGATGGATGAATGTCAGCTCACGCTCCTTCGAAAGATGCATAGCGTGTGCGTAGGCATCGTCGTAGGAATCTCCCTGCAGCACCGCCTTGCCACCGAGACGACGCACCGTTTCCACTTTGATCCCCGGCGTGGTCACTGGCATCACAATGGTGGTGCTGACGCCCAGGCGCTGACCGGCGAGGGCGACGCCTTGGGCATGATTGCCAGCCGATGCCGCCACCACGCCCCGAGTGCGCAGTTCCTCGGGAAGCTGGTAAATCTTGTTATAGGCGCCACGCAGTTTGAACGAGAACACCTGCTGCTCGTCCTCGCGCTTCAGCAACACCCGGTTGCCGGTCCGCGACGAAAGTCGCGTTGCCACCTGCAGGGGCGACTCGACCGCCACGTCGTAGACGCGCGCCCTGAGTATTCGTTCTATGTAGTTTCTTGACATGTTCGTTGTTGGGGGTCAGACGTGACGCCACGCGGCGACAACCGCCGGGTCGCGGTGTTCTCGCGCCAGTCGCGGTACGACCGGCACACCCTAGTGTATGTCAGTGCCGCATCGCGCGCTGCCTCACTTCGGGCCCGACAGCATCATGGTCCCGCACCCGACGTCGATATCGCAGTGGCCCGTCGTCGTGCTTCGGTGATAACGTCTGCCGCCGGCATGAAGCACAGGCAACCGGCCTGAATCGTGAGGAGACATATGAACGCAGACGAAATGAAACGACAGGCAGCCGAGGCGGCCATCCAATTCTTGCCCCAGGGCGGCATCATCGGTGTCGGCACCGGGTCGACGGTCAATCACTTTATCGACGCCTTCGCGGCGGTGAAAGGTCGCTTCGAAGGCGCCGTGTCGAGCTCCGAGGCCTCGACCGAACGCATGAAGAAACTTGGCATACCGGTTCTGGACCTGAACGCCACCGGCGGCCTGGAGGTCTATGTGGACGGCGCCGACGAGTCCAACCGACAACTCCAGCTCATCAAGGGCGGCGGTGGCGCATTGACCCGGGAGAAAATCGTCGCGGCGGCGAGTAAAAAGTTCGTATGCATTGCCGACGAAAGCAAGCTGGTCGACATCCTCGGAAAGTTTCCGTTGCCGGTAGAGGTGATACCAATGGCTCGCAGCTATGTCGCGCGCGAGTTGGTCGCACTCGGCGGCACGCCTGTGCTGCGCGAAGGTTTCGTGACCGACAACGGCAATCTCATCCTCGACGTGCACGACATGGAGATCATGGAGCCGATGAAGCTCGAGACCCAGATCAACCAGCTGGCCGGCGTCGTGACTGTCGGCATCTTTGCACACCGCCCGGCCGACGTCTTGATCCTCGGCACGCCCGACGGACCGCGCATCGTTCAGCCCTGAGCACTCGTCAGGCCCGATCGCGACTGGCGCGCGCCCAGTCGCGCAGTTCGCTGCCAGTTCGCCTGTCGAAACACCATCGCGGTACTAAGAAAAACGGGGCCCGAAGGCCCCGTTCCAGATCACTGCCGTCTGATTCGGAAATCAGAAGTCGTGGATCATACCCAGCGAGAAGACGTCGTCGTCGGTGCTGCTGCCACCTTCGTTGTCCTGCTCGGCCGACGCATAAGCCGCGTAGACTTTGGTACGCTTGCTGAAATTATGCTCTGCGGCCAAACCCCAACCACTGGTATCGTAGGTGTCTTCCATATCGGAGTCAGTGTACAGAACGCTCACAGCATTGTTACCGAAGGTGAACTTGCCGGTCACTGCCCACGCGTCATAATCGGTGCCATCGAGATCCGAGGTCTCGTACTGAGCTCCGATGCTAAAGGCATTCATGGTCATGCTCGCACCCACCTGCAGAACATCAACATCCGTCGCACCCGGCAGATCGTTGTAATCAGTGTAGCCGACGCTGGCCCTCAGGCCGTTGCTGCTGAACATGGCGCCAACAGAGTAGGCATCGTTCAGGTCGGCAGAGTCGCCGTCGGTAGCTTCACCCGGAACAACTGCACCTGCAACAGAGAAACCGCCGAAGCTCGGAGAAACATAGGCAATCGCGTTATCTGCGCGGCACTCGTGAAACACTCCGATCGGAGCACTGCCTTGGCGCGAGAAGTCGCAGTTCCTCAGGTTGAGGTCAACAATCGAGTCACCCAGACGCTCGTTGCCGGCGGCATAGAAGGCGACTTTCTGGGGGGTGTCGTGTTTGCCGACGAGGAAGGTACCCCAGTCGCCGGCCAGGCCGACGAAGGTATTGCGGCCGCCATTGATGCCCGCGTTGTCGTCAACGTCGATACCGAACTCGAACTGGTAGATAGCCTTGAGGCCGTTACCCAGATCTTCCGACCCCTTGAAGCCGAGGCGCGACGAACGGCTGTTGACTTCGTAGTTGTCTTTGTCACCAAAGCTTTCTTCGTCGTTCATATCGACGGACACGTGCGCGCGACCGTAGACGACTGAATCGGCGAAAGCAGCCGGGGCAGCCACGACAGCAGCGACGATGGCTGCAGCGATAAGCTTTTTGTTCATTGAGGACTCCCGTAAAGAGGTTTGGTTAAAAAGAAATAGCTGTGCAGGCAGAATACTAGTGGTTCCCATGCGACAAAGCAAGCAATTTTTGTAAAAAATCCACACCGGGAGACGTCGTTGCAAAAATGAAACACCTTCGATTTCTGCAAGTGACTGAAAAACAGAAACTTACGTTCTTGCTTACAGTTACGGTCGGATTCTAAAGGGCTTTAGCGATTGAGCCGCGGTCCATTGCGGATACCGCTGCCCCGCCATGGAGCAAACCCCAACCACAGCTCCGGCGGAGGGCTGGCAATGTGTCATTTCACCGAATGGCTGGGGCGCGAGGGGTCGAACCTCGAACCTACGGAGTCAGAGTCCGTCGCTCTGCCAATTGAGCTACGCCCCAATAGAAGCGGGGGCTCGGGGCCCCCGGGATCGATCTTCTCGCAGGCTGGATCAGCGCTTCGAGTATTGCGGACGCTTGCGCGCCTTATGCAGTCCGACCTTCTTACGCTCGACCATGCGCGCGTCGCGGGTCAGGAAGCCCGCCCGGCGCAACGGCGACCGCATGCTCTCGTCGTGTTCCGCCAGCGCGCGCGCGATGCCGTGACGGATCGCGCCAGCCTGGCCGGTGGTCCCACCGCCGGAAACCGTGACGTTGACATCGAACTTGTCGGCCATCTCGGTCACCACCAGTGGTTGGCGCACCACCATGCGGGCCGTCTCGCGACCGAAGAATTTGTCCAGCGGGCGCCCGTTGACGGTGATGTCGCCGTTGCCGCGGCTCAGAAATACACGAGCCGTCGAGGTCTTGCGTCGGCCGGTACCGTAATTCATCTGCTGTGCCATGTGTAGAATCGTCCTCAGATATCCAGCGGCTTCGGCTGCTGCGCCTGGTGCTTGTGCTCAGGCCCGCTAAAGATACGCAGTTTCTTCATCATTGCGCGCCCGAGCGGATTGCGCGGCAACATCCCGCGCACAGCGGTCTCGATGACACGCTCCGGTGCCTTCTGCAACTGTTTTTCCAGGCTGATCGACTTCAGGTTGCCGACGTAGCCGGTAACGTGATGGTACATCTTGTCTTTCAGCTTGTTACCGGTGACCGCGACCTTTTCCGCGTTGACCACCACGATGTAGTCGCCAGTGTCGACGTGCGGCGTGAAAATTGGCTTGTGTTTGCCTTTCAATCTGCGGGCGATCTCCGACGCGAGGCGACCGAGGGTCTTGCCTTCAGCATCGACGAGATACCATTCCCGGCGGACTTCGGCGGGCTTTGCGCTTACCGTGGTGCTCATTGAATCCTGCTCCGGACGAGGAGTTTACGCTGTGTCACGAAAGGGCGCGCATGTTACCGAGGAATCAACGACCAGGCAAGCGTTTCATTCCAAACGCAAAGCAAAAAAAAGCGCGACGGGGGATGTCGCGCTCAATAATAACCACCAAAGGAGGATGGAGGACAACCGATCCAATTGAATCGGTATGTGTGCATATTCGTATATAATGAAATGCATGTCAACCCCTCCACGGTGCTTTGATCGCATCCGTGGCCCAGGAACCACATTCAGGGGAGCGGCAAGGCGCCGAGTTGTAGGCGCTCGACAATCTCGCCATTCACCAAGTGCCGGTCGATGATCTCGTCCAGGTCCTGACGGTCCACATAGGTGTACCAGACCGCTTCGGGGTACACGACGATCACCGGCCCCAGCGCGCAGCGGTCGAGACATCCCGCATTGTTTATGCGCACCCTGCCCGGTCCGCTGATCCCGAGCTCCTTGCAACGTTGTTTGACGTAGTCGCGGGCCTCCTGGGCACCGCATTGAGTGCAACACTGGCTGCCGTCGTCGCGCTTGTTGGTGCAAAAGAACACGTGATGAGAGAAATAACTCATGCA comes from the Chromatiaceae bacterium genome and includes:
- the rpiA gene encoding ribose-5-phosphate isomerase RpiA, whose protein sequence is MNADEMKRQAAEAAIQFLPQGGIIGVGTGSTVNHFIDAFAAVKGRFEGAVSSSEASTERMKKLGIPVLDLNATGGLEVYVDGADESNRQLQLIKGGGGALTREKIVAAASKKFVCIADESKLVDILGKFPLPVEVIPMARSYVARELVALGGTPVLREGFVTDNGNLILDVHDMEIMEPMKLETQINQLAGVVTVGIFAHRPADVLILGTPDGPRIVQP
- the rpsI gene encoding 30S ribosomal protein S9; amino-acid sequence: MAQQMNYGTGRRKTSTARVFLSRGNGDITVNGRPLDKFFGRETARMVVRQPLVVTEMADKFDVNVTVSGGGTTGQAGAIRHGIARALAEHDESMRSPLRRAGFLTRDARMVERKKVGLHKARKRPQYSKR
- the rplM gene encoding 50S ribosomal protein L13 → MSTTVSAKPAEVRREWYLVDAEGKTLGRLASEIARRLKGKHKPIFTPHVDTGDYIVVVNAEKVAVTGNKLKDKMYHHVTGYVGNLKSISLEKQLQKAPERVIETAVRGMLPRNPLGRAMMKKLRIFSGPEHKHQAQQPKPLDI
- the ilvA gene encoding threonine ammonia-lyase, biosynthetic, yielding MSRNYIERILRARVYDVAVESPLQVATRLSSRTGNRVLLKREDEQQVFSFKLRGAYNKIYQLPEELRTRGVVAASAGNHAQGVALAGQRLGVSTTIVMPVTTPGIKVETVRRLGGKAVLQGDSYDDAYAHAMHLSKERELTFIHPFDDPDVIAGQGTIGMEILRQHADPIHAVFVPVGGGGLIAGVAAYIKHVRPDIKVIGVEPDDAPTLERAMAAGRRVVLPRVGLFADGVAVRQIGSETFRIARKLVDEVLLVSTDEICAAIKDVFDDTRSVAEPAGALAIAGIKKYVAREGVSAQTLIGILSGANVNFDRLRHIAERAEVGEQREALLAVQIPEKPGSFLAFCRALGKRSITEFNYRYSDQQRAQVFCGVELRNGMAERKELLAQLVERGFEVVDLTDNETAKLHIRYMVGGHAPQAIDEKLFRFEFPERPGALLDFLKGLSRGWNISLFHYRNHGAAYGRVLVGLQLGSKAVREFRSYLQTSGYAYSEETDNLAYRLFAKGG
- a CDS encoding 5-formyltetrahydrofolate cyclo-ligase, yielding MADQHALRRRLRQLRQAISEQTRSEATSRALDRIARHPAFRRAKRVAAYVGSKGELDPMPLLRTAARKGKRCFLPVLHPFLSGRLWFCQWQPGDRLVRNRFDIPEPGLRRCRHHSARQLDLVIVPLLGFDDQCHRLGMGGGYYDRSFAFVRRLRHVRRPYLLGLALELQRVDRIQINAWDVPLDAVVTERSIYSVNKESRTLS
- a CDS encoding porin; amino-acid sequence: MNKKLIAAAIVAAVVAAPAAFADSVVYGRAHVSVDMNDEESFGDKDNYEVNSRSSRLGFKGSEDLGNGLKAIYQFEFGIDVDDNAGINGGRNTFVGLAGDWGTFLVGKHDTPQKVAFYAAGNERLGDSIVDLNLRNCDFSRQGSAPIGVFHECRADNAIAYVSPSFGGFSVAGAVVPGEATDGDSADLNDAYSVGAMFSSNGLRASVGYTDYNDLPGATDVDVLQVGASMTMNAFSIGAQYETSDLDGTDYDAWAVTGKFTFGNNAVSVLYTDSDMEDTYDTSGWGLAAEHNFSKRTKVYAAYASAEQDNEGGSSTDDDVFSLGMIHDF
- a CDS encoding NAD(P)H-dependent oxidoreductase subunit E, with amino-acid sequence MSYFSHHVFFCTNKRDDGSQCCTQCGAQEARDYVKQRCKELGISGPGRVRINNAGCLDRCALGPVIVVYPEAVWYTYVDRQDLDEIIDRHLVNGEIVERLQLGALPLP